One stretch of Nocardia mangyaensis DNA includes these proteins:
- the rox gene encoding rifampin monooxygenase → MIDVIVAGAGPTGLMLAAELRLHGVGVVVLEKEAEPTEVVRALGLHARSIEIMDQRGLLERFLALGTRHQVGGFFAAIPKSAPTLDTAHGYVLGIPQPVTDRLLTEHAIELGAEIRRGAEVVGVDQDHAGVNVELADGTQLRARYLVGSDGGRSAVRKLLGVGFPGEPATVETLLGEVELTASPETLTAVTTEVRKTHLRFGAMPLAGGTYRVIVPAAGVAEDRALAPTLDELRQQLIAVGGTDFGAHTPRWLSRFGDATRQAERYRVGRVFLAGDAAHVHPPTGGQGLNLGIQDAFNLGWKLAAAINGWAPASLLDSYHNERHPVAADVLVNTRAQISLMALDPGARAVRTLLAELMDFEEVNRHLTEKITATAIRYDFGTGHALLGTRLRDVTLKRGRLYELTRAGRGLLLDRTGVFAADGWADRVDHVVDVSAELDVPAVLLRPDGHVAWAGDDQRALSAALSEWFGSPVG, encoded by the coding sequence ATGATTGATGTGATCGTCGCCGGTGCCGGACCCACCGGCTTGATGCTCGCTGCCGAGTTGCGCCTGCACGGGGTGGGCGTGGTGGTGCTGGAGAAGGAGGCCGAGCCGACCGAGGTCGTGCGCGCGCTCGGACTGCACGCGCGCAGCATCGAGATCATGGACCAGCGTGGTCTGCTCGAACGGTTCCTCGCGCTGGGCACCCGGCACCAAGTCGGTGGATTCTTCGCCGCCATTCCCAAGTCCGCGCCCACCCTCGACACCGCGCACGGATACGTGCTCGGCATCCCGCAGCCCGTCACCGACCGGCTGCTGACCGAGCACGCCATCGAACTCGGCGCCGAGATCCGGCGTGGCGCCGAGGTGGTCGGGGTGGACCAGGATCACGCCGGTGTGAATGTCGAACTGGCCGACGGCACCCAATTGCGGGCGCGCTACCTCGTCGGTTCCGACGGTGGCCGCAGCGCCGTACGCAAGCTGCTCGGCGTCGGCTTCCCCGGCGAGCCTGCCACCGTGGAGACGCTGCTGGGCGAGGTGGAACTGACCGCGTCGCCGGAGACGCTGACCGCCGTCACGACCGAGGTCCGCAAGACCCATCTGCGCTTCGGCGCGATGCCCCTGGCGGGCGGCACCTACCGTGTGATCGTCCCCGCCGCCGGAGTGGCCGAGGACCGTGCGCTCGCGCCGACACTGGACGAGCTGAGGCAGCAGCTGATCGCCGTCGGCGGCACGGACTTCGGCGCGCACACCCCGCGCTGGCTGTCGCGGTTCGGTGACGCGACCCGTCAGGCCGAGCGGTACCGCGTCGGCCGGGTGTTCCTGGCGGGCGACGCCGCCCACGTCCACCCACCGACGGGTGGCCAGGGCCTGAACCTGGGCATCCAGGATGCCTTCAACCTGGGCTGGAAGCTGGCCGCCGCGATCAACGGCTGGGCGCCGGCGTCACTGCTGGACAGCTACCACAACGAGCGGCATCCGGTGGCGGCCGATGTCCTGGTCAACACGCGCGCCCAAATATCGCTCATGGCACTGGATCCGGGAGCGCGGGCCGTGCGCACGCTGCTCGCCGAACTCATGGACTTCGAGGAGGTGAACCGTCACCTCACCGAGAAGATCACCGCGACGGCGATCCGCTACGACTTCGGTACCGGGCACGCATTACTCGGCACCCGGCTGCGTGACGTGACGCTGAAGCGCGGGCGCCTGTACGAGCTGACCAGGGCAGGCCGCGGACTCCTGCTCGACCGGACCGGTGTGTTCGCGGCGGACGGCTGGGCGGATCGGGTCGACCACGTCGTGGATGTGAGCGCGGAGCTGGACGTGCCCGCGGTCCTGCTGCGGCCGGACGGGCACGTCGCGTGGGCCGGGGACGATCAGCGGGCGCTGTCGGCCGCGCTGTCGGAATGGTTCGGTTCACCGGTGGGCTGA
- a CDS encoding HugZ family protein has protein sequence MTLDHGDPGDAPAIPLPTAPLANEASPSAAEEARTIAAATNIGTLASLTADGAPWASFITYGLLDGAPVLTVSKLAEHGRNLAGDPRASIAIVTPDIPADPLAGTRITLAGVVERPTGAEAEAARAAHLAAVPAARYYIDYNDFTLWVLRVQRVRWVGGYGRMDSASAAEYLAAQPDPIVPQAAPGIAHLNADHAEALLAMATHLGGFPDATAATCERADRYGLQLRVETPRGVARTRVGYATPLSEISDLRAATVELARRARATS, from the coding sequence ATGACTCTCGACCACGGCGACCCGGGCGACGCACCCGCCATTCCGCTGCCGACCGCTCCCCTGGCCAACGAGGCCAGCCCCTCGGCGGCCGAAGAGGCGCGAACGATCGCGGCGGCCACCAATATCGGCACCCTCGCGAGCCTCACCGCTGACGGCGCGCCGTGGGCCTCCTTCATCACCTACGGGCTGCTCGACGGCGCCCCCGTGCTGACCGTGTCGAAGCTGGCCGAGCACGGCCGCAATCTGGCCGGCGATCCGCGGGCGAGCATCGCGATCGTGACACCCGACATCCCGGCCGATCCGCTGGCCGGCACCCGGATCACCCTGGCCGGCGTGGTGGAACGCCCGACCGGCGCCGAGGCCGAGGCGGCACGGGCCGCGCACCTGGCCGCCGTGCCCGCAGCGCGGTACTACATCGACTACAACGACTTCACCCTCTGGGTGCTGCGCGTGCAGCGGGTGCGCTGGGTCGGCGGGTACGGGCGAATGGATTCGGCCTCGGCCGCGGAATACCTGGCCGCGCAACCGGATCCGATCGTCCCGCAGGCCGCCCCCGGCATCGCCCACCTCAACGCCGATCACGCCGAGGCGCTGCTGGCGATGGCCACGCACCTGGGTGGATTCCCCGATGCCACCGCCGCGACCTGCGAGCGGGCCGACCGCTACGGGCTGCAGTTGCGGGTCGAGACACCCCGCGGCGTGGCCCGCACCAGGGTCGGGTACGCGACACCGCTCTCGGAGATCAGCGATCTGCGCGCGGCGACGGTCGAATTGGCGCGACGGGCCCGCGCGACGAGCTGA
- a CDS encoding SDR family oxidoreductase, with protein sequence MAQSVILSPPALPRALARFVLGERHEIAGKTVLLTGASSGVGKAAAAALGRAGARVILVARTAEPLAEVRDAVVAEGGAAEMITCDLSDPDDNDALVKTVLDRFGTVDVLVNNAGRSIRRRAADATDRFHDYERTMALNYFGAARLTMGLLPSMLDAGAGHVVNVATWGVAAGSMPKFTAYHASKAALAAFGRSLGAETRSRGVHVTTVGFPLVRTEMIAPTGDYDEAAALTADQAADWILTAIRTRPIELYPRYTRVLQAVATVSPRAVDAVIWRLGI encoded by the coding sequence ATCGCCCAGTCCGTCATCCTCAGCCCGCCCGCGCTCCCCCGCGCCCTGGCCAGGTTCGTGCTCGGTGAGCGCCACGAGATCGCGGGCAAGACGGTACTGCTCACCGGCGCGTCCTCGGGGGTCGGCAAGGCCGCCGCGGCCGCGCTCGGCCGGGCGGGCGCCCGGGTGATCCTGGTCGCCCGCACCGCCGAGCCGCTGGCCGAGGTGCGCGACGCGGTAGTGGCCGAGGGCGGCGCCGCCGAGATGATCACCTGCGACCTGTCCGATCCGGACGACAACGACGCGCTGGTCAAGACCGTGCTCGACCGGTTCGGCACCGTCGACGTACTGGTGAACAACGCGGGCCGCTCCATCCGCAGGCGGGCCGCCGACGCCACCGACCGCTTCCACGACTACGAACGCACGATGGCGCTGAACTACTTCGGCGCGGCCCGGCTCACCATGGGTTTGCTGCCGTCGATGCTCGACGCGGGAGCGGGCCACGTCGTCAATGTCGCGACCTGGGGTGTGGCGGCGGGTTCGATGCCCAAGTTCACCGCCTACCACGCGTCCAAGGCCGCGCTCGCGGCATTCGGGCGCAGCCTCGGCGCGGAGACCCGCTCGCGCGGCGTGCATGTCACCACCGTCGGGTTCCCCCTGGTACGGACCGAGATGATCGCGCCCACCGGCGACTACGACGAGGCGGCGGCCCTGACCGCCGACCAGGCGGCGGACTGGATCCTGACCGCGATCCGAACCCGTCCGATCGAGCTCTACCCGCGCTACACCCGGGTACTGCAGGCGGTCGCCACTGTCTCACCGCGCGCGGTCGACGCCGTGATCTGGCGCCTGGGGATCTAA
- a CDS encoding glycosyltransferase family 9 protein — translation MSVVLVLQARGLGELLAAVPALRALRRAEPQSRIVLAAPHRLTQIVDLISSVDELVAIADPAALIWDGPAPELAVNLHGPDGASARALADTGAARIIGHRAPGLPKLAGPRWDPDAHVVDRWCKLLESEGIAADRRNLGLVPPVASISRRDCVVVHIGAGAPARRWPPERFAAVVRHLLVLGRDVVVTGDPFERDIARQVAAQAGLPDDRVLAGRQNLTDLAATVAEAALVISGDTGVAHLATAFGTRTVVLFGPTPPRRGGPPAHLLGRHAVLWAGQVGDPEGRSPDPGLLRIGVPEVVAAVDAQLDKQDWAESSRTRYRRVG, via the coding sequence GTGTCGGTTGTACTCGTGCTGCAAGCTCGGGGCCTCGGTGAACTACTCGCCGCGGTCCCGGCTCTGCGTGCTCTGCGCCGGGCCGAACCGCAGAGCCGGATCGTGCTGGCGGCGCCGCATCGACTGACCCAGATCGTCGATCTGATCTCTTCGGTCGACGAGCTGGTCGCCATCGCCGATCCGGCCGCCCTCATCTGGGACGGCCCGGCGCCCGAGCTGGCGGTGAATCTGCACGGGCCCGACGGCGCGAGCGCGCGCGCCCTCGCCGATACCGGCGCCGCCAGGATCATCGGCCACCGCGCGCCCGGACTGCCCAAGCTGGCCGGTCCCCGGTGGGATCCGGACGCCCATGTGGTGGACCGCTGGTGCAAGCTGCTCGAGTCCGAGGGCATCGCCGCCGATCGCCGCAACCTGGGCCTCGTCCCGCCGGTCGCCTCGATCAGCCGCCGCGACTGCGTGGTCGTGCACATCGGCGCGGGCGCGCCGGCCCGACGCTGGCCACCGGAACGATTCGCGGCCGTGGTGCGGCACCTGCTGGTACTCGGGCGTGACGTGGTGGTCACCGGAGATCCGTTCGAACGCGATATCGCGCGCCAGGTGGCCGCACAGGCGGGCCTGCCCGACGACCGGGTACTGGCGGGCAGGCAGAACCTCACCGACCTGGCGGCAACGGTCGCCGAGGCGGCACTGGTGATCAGCGGTGACACCGGCGTGGCCCATCTGGCGACAGCCTTCGGCACCCGCACGGTGGTGCTGTTCGGCCCGACGCCGCCGCGCCGGGGCGGACCGCCCGCGCACCTGCTCGGTAGGCACGCGGTGCTGTGGGCCGGACAGGTGGGCGATCCGGAGGGCCGCTCCCCCGACCCCGGCCTGTTGCGGATCGGGGTGCCCGAGGTGGTCGCCGCGGTGGACGCGCAGCTGGACAAGCAGGACTGGGCCGAGTCGTCGCGGACGCGCTATCGCCGGGTGGGTTGA
- a CDS encoding lipase family alpha/beta hydrolase: MTEQLPQSQAEVQALTRLAGDEFVGAVDGIAAIHRAISDRVFAAMRVGVGAAADPVKLVHDAITDGVYAVVGGTGFVVGEVASAVQLPGVTAPSRTVWGAGVLAAIQGLIGDTLEDEAPILASPMTFRVDGAPVPPEQLAAHVAVPTTRLVVQLHGLVETEHAWRLGGRPTYGERLEEELGYTPVYVRFNSGLHISENGAQLRALLARLVASWPMPVHEICLIGHSMGGLVARSACHQAEDAGDAWVRAVRQVVCLGSPHLGAPLEQFVHHASAVLDLLPETRPLSGLLRRRSAGIRDLRQGSLVDEDWRDLDVNALRARAVREVPLIAGVDHYFVTATITRSPKHPLGMVIGDGMVLGGSGSGRGRARRIGLDAVDGLHVPAANHFSLLNHDAVYAALRGWLTSAPRRAAAVDTLWP, from the coding sequence GTGACCGAGCAGCTCCCCCAGTCCCAGGCCGAAGTACAGGCGCTCACGCGCCTGGCGGGCGACGAATTCGTCGGTGCGGTCGACGGGATCGCGGCCATCCACCGCGCCATTTCCGATCGGGTCTTCGCGGCGATGCGGGTCGGCGTGGGCGCCGCGGCCGACCCGGTGAAACTCGTGCACGACGCGATCACCGACGGGGTGTACGCGGTGGTCGGCGGGACCGGGTTCGTGGTGGGCGAGGTCGCCAGCGCGGTGCAGTTGCCCGGCGTCACCGCGCCCTCGCGCACCGTGTGGGGCGCGGGCGTCCTCGCCGCGATCCAGGGACTCATCGGGGACACACTCGAGGACGAGGCACCGATCCTGGCCTCCCCCATGACCTTTCGCGTCGACGGCGCACCGGTGCCGCCCGAACAGCTCGCCGCCCATGTCGCCGTACCGACCACCCGCTTGGTCGTGCAGTTGCACGGGCTCGTCGAGACCGAGCACGCCTGGCGTCTCGGCGGCCGCCCCACCTACGGCGAACGCCTCGAGGAGGAACTCGGCTACACGCCGGTCTACGTCCGCTTCAATTCCGGCCTGCACATCTCCGAGAACGGCGCCCAGCTACGGGCCCTGCTGGCACGCCTGGTCGCGAGCTGGCCGATGCCGGTCCACGAGATCTGCCTGATCGGGCATTCGATGGGCGGGCTGGTCGCGCGCAGCGCCTGCCATCAGGCCGAGGACGCGGGCGACGCGTGGGTGCGCGCGGTCCGGCAAGTGGTGTGCCTGGGGTCCCCGCATCTGGGCGCGCCGCTCGAGCAGTTCGTCCACCACGCCTCGGCCGTGCTCGACCTACTGCCCGAGACCCGTCCGCTGAGCGGACTGTTGCGCAGGCGCAGCGCGGGCATCCGGGATCTGCGACAGGGTTCGCTGGTCGACGAGGACTGGCGCGATCTCGACGTGAACGCCCTGCGCGCGCGAGCGGTGCGGGAGGTGCCGCTGATCGCCGGCGTCGACCACTACTTCGTCACCGCCACGATCACCCGCAGCCCGAAACACCCGCTCGGCATGGTCATCGGCGACGGCATGGTGCTCGGCGGCAGCGGGTCCGGTCGCGGGCGCGCCCGGCGCATCGGATTGGACGCCGTCGACGGGCTGCATGTCCCCGCCGCCAACCATTTCAGCCTGCTCAACCATGACGCCGTCTACGCGGCGTTGCGCGGCTGGTTGACGAGCGCACCCCGCAGAGCGGCCGCGGTGGATACCCTGTGGCCATGA
- a CDS encoding HdeD family acid-resistance protein: MTTNTVLESPIAALAKKTWQTILVTGLLAVVLGIIVLVWPGPSLLVAGILFGIYMVVSGIFQLVAAFTHLPSTSFRVLSFISGVLSLIIGVFCFRDDITSIVLLGLFVGIAWLFRGIAVLFAALSEDSVPGRGWQVFYGLVSALAGVVLIVWPIGSMATLIWVVGIFLIVIGVMEIITAFGVRKDSHLLDEQAL, translated from the coding sequence ATGACGACAAATACCGTGCTGGAGAGCCCAATTGCGGCTCTTGCCAAGAAGACCTGGCAAACAATCCTGGTGACCGGCCTCCTCGCGGTGGTCCTCGGCATCATCGTGCTCGTGTGGCCCGGTCCGTCGCTGCTCGTGGCGGGCATTCTTTTCGGCATCTACATGGTGGTCAGCGGCATCTTCCAACTCGTCGCGGCCTTCACCCATCTGCCGAGCACCAGCTTTCGGGTGCTCTCCTTCATCAGCGGTGTGCTGTCGCTGATCATCGGTGTCTTCTGCTTCCGCGACGACATCACCTCGATCGTGCTGCTCGGCCTTTTCGTCGGCATCGCCTGGCTGTTCCGCGGCATCGCGGTCCTGTTCGCGGCGCTGTCGGAGGACAGCGTGCCCGGGCGCGGCTGGCAGGTGTTCTACGGCTTGGTCAGCGCGCTCGCCGGGGTCGTACTGATCGTGTGGCCGATCGGCTCCATGGCCACCCTCATCTGGGTGGTCGGCATCTTCTTGATCGTCATCGGTGTCATGGAGATCATCACCGCCTTCGGCGTCCGCAAGGACTCGCACCTGTTGGATGAGCAGGCGCTGTAG
- the mqo gene encoding malate dehydrogenase (quinone), translated as MLDTTRTSRETGCPDDILDAVLIGGGIMSATLGALLSTLAPDRSIALFERLGEPAAESSHPWNNAGTGHSGLCEPNYMPDPADGTKPARIADQFALSRRFWSALARRGDLAEPDTFLTPTPHVTVVFGERDIDYLRRRYATLRELPAFAGMEYSEDRAVIARWAPLLVRGRADGEAMAATWHRAGTDVDFGALTRSLLSTMTAAGNPVRLRREITGLTRGGDGLWTVRGRDLDSGRVFRVRTRFVFVGAGGYALRLLQRAGLPEVRGYGVFPLGAQFLRTDNPEVVAEHTVKVYSQATLGAPPMSVPHLDRREVDGTAALLFGPYATFSTRLLRHGRLTDLFTTLRPHNLVPMLAVGVRNLDLVRYLVSELLASRRRKFAQLRRFHPTADPADWTLIQAGQRAQLVKPVGRFGGVLEFGTELVTGADGTVAGLLGASPGASIAPSIMRDLLDRCFPGRRDEWAPLLAELLPETGETTLDSKLTH; from the coding sequence ATGCTCGACACGACCCGGACATCACGCGAAACCGGTTGCCCCGACGACATTCTCGATGCGGTCCTGATCGGCGGCGGCATCATGTCGGCCACGCTCGGCGCGCTGCTGAGCACCCTGGCACCGGACCGGTCCATTGCCCTGTTCGAACGACTCGGCGAACCGGCCGCCGAGAGCAGCCATCCCTGGAACAACGCCGGGACCGGGCATTCGGGGCTGTGCGAACCGAACTACATGCCCGACCCGGCCGACGGGACGAAGCCCGCCCGGATCGCCGATCAGTTCGCGCTCTCGCGCCGGTTCTGGTCGGCGCTCGCCCGGCGTGGCGACCTCGCCGAGCCCGACACCTTCCTCACACCCACGCCACATGTGACCGTGGTGTTCGGCGAGCGCGACATCGACTATCTACGCCGGCGCTACGCGACGCTGCGCGAACTCCCGGCGTTCGCCGGCATGGAGTACAGCGAGGACCGCGCGGTGATCGCGCGATGGGCGCCGCTGCTGGTGCGCGGCCGGGCCGACGGCGAGGCGATGGCGGCGACCTGGCATCGCGCGGGCACCGATGTCGACTTCGGCGCGCTGACCAGGTCACTGCTGTCGACGATGACCGCGGCGGGCAACCCTGTGCGCCTGCGTCGCGAGATCACCGGGCTCACCAGAGGCGGGGATGGCCTGTGGACCGTGCGTGGACGTGACCTCGACAGCGGCCGCGTGTTCCGGGTGCGCACCCGCTTCGTGTTCGTCGGGGCGGGCGGATATGCCTTGCGCCTCCTGCAACGGGCCGGCCTGCCCGAGGTGCGCGGGTACGGGGTGTTCCCGCTGGGTGCCCAGTTCCTGCGGACCGACAACCCCGAAGTGGTCGCCGAGCACACCGTCAAGGTCTACAGCCAGGCGACACTCGGCGCGCCGCCGATGTCGGTCCCGCACCTGGATCGCCGCGAGGTCGACGGTACGGCGGCACTGCTGTTCGGGCCGTACGCCACCTTCAGTACCCGGTTGCTGCGCCATGGTCGGCTCACCGATCTGTTCACCACGCTACGCCCGCACAATCTCGTGCCGATGCTCGCGGTCGGGGTGCGTAATCTCGACCTCGTGCGGTATCTGGTCTCCGAACTGCTGGCGTCGCGGCGGCGCAAGTTCGCCCAGTTACGGCGCTTCCATCCCACCGCCGATCCCGCCGACTGGACGTTGATCCAAGCCGGGCAGCGGGCTCAACTGGTGAAGCCGGTCGGCCGCTTCGGTGGTGTGCTCGAGTTCGGCACCGAGTTGGTGACCGGAGCGGACGGGACCGTCGCCGGATTGCTCGGCGCCTCGCCCGGTGCCTCGATCGCGCCGTCGATCATGCGGGATCTGCTCGATCGCTGCTTCCCCGGGCGGCGCGACGAGTGGGCGCCCCTGCTCGCCGAGTTGCTCCCCGAGACCGGGGAGACCACCCTTGACAGTAAATTGACACATTAG
- a CDS encoding M23 family metallopeptidase translates to MALSALVGTSVATFGEPGSPAPTTIAADATEAIGTGQSPYRFTAYTPAEAQGPQGETPASAPIPWEEHREAVALELPAMPFIAPPPPPRPETVRPVNGRLTSYYGPRWGAAHNGIDFGDPIGAPVFAVTDGTVIETGPASGFGLWVRVQQDDGTIGVFGHVNEILVQPGQHVNAGDVIATVGNRGQSTGPHLHYEVRVPDGSQYGAPIDPHPWLAARGIHLGAPQA, encoded by the coding sequence GTGGCTTTGTCCGCACTCGTGGGTACCTCCGTCGCCACCTTCGGTGAGCCCGGCAGCCCCGCTCCCACCACCATCGCCGCAGACGCCACCGAAGCCATCGGCACCGGCCAGTCGCCCTACCGCTTCACCGCCTACACCCCCGCCGAGGCCCAGGGCCCGCAGGGCGAGACCCCCGCGTCGGCGCCCATCCCATGGGAAGAGCACCGCGAGGCGGTGGCCCTCGAGCTGCCCGCGATGCCGTTCATCGCCCCGCCCCCGCCGCCGCGCCCGGAAACCGTTCGTCCGGTCAACGGCCGCTTGACCTCCTACTACGGCCCCCGCTGGGGTGCCGCGCACAACGGCATCGACTTCGGCGATCCGATCGGCGCGCCGGTCTTCGCCGTCACCGACGGTACCGTCATCGAGACCGGTCCGGCCAGCGGCTTCGGCCTGTGGGTCCGCGTCCAGCAGGACGATGGCACCATCGGCGTCTTCGGTCACGTCAACGAGATCCTGGTCCAGCCCGGTCAGCACGTGAACGCCGGTGATGTCATCGCGACCGTCGGCAATCGCGGCCAGTCGACCGGCCCCCACCTGCACTACGAGGTGCGCGTCCCGGACGGCTCGCAATACGGTGCCCCGATCGACCCGCACCCGTGGCTCGCCGCGCGCGGTATCCACCTCGGCGCCCCGCAGGCCTGA
- a CDS encoding ArsR/SmtB family transcription factor: MDANGVRAITALSDPTRRAIFESLPQGPRSVADLAAATGITSSAASQHLRVLREAHLVSMRRDGNRHLYSLDPRGLNDARDYLDKFWPSALAAHAAALRAAAGPDAPAQPTRR; the protein is encoded by the coding sequence GTGGACGCTAACGGAGTCCGAGCCATCACGGCACTGTCCGACCCCACCCGGCGCGCGATTTTCGAGTCGCTGCCGCAGGGTCCACGCTCGGTGGCCGACCTCGCCGCCGCCACCGGCATCACCAGCTCGGCGGCCTCCCAGCATCTGCGCGTCCTGCGCGAAGCCCACCTGGTGAGCATGCGCCGCGACGGCAACCGGCACCTCTACTCACTCGACCCCCGCGGCCTCAACGATGCCCGCGACTACCTCGACAAGTTCTGGCCCAGCGCGCTGGCCGCCCATGCCGCCGCCCTGCGCGCGGCGGCCGGTCCCGATGCGCCCGCTCAACCCACCCGGCGATAG
- a CDS encoding metal-dependent hydrolase, with protein sequence MLGHSHATSGALAWAATAAAMPLTVAAFPLFDSDTTRFGIAELIMGTLLTAGAALLPDADHPNGTISHVLGPVSHHLCRLISKLSGGHRNGTHSLLFVVVAVVATWAGEHFLGRPFTLGLVFFLLALAVRALHLCPPGKNVRSYGTVIVLASAGTFAVHHWIVDRPAWLPICVGLGCLAHLIGDCLTERGCRLFWPLPFRTRVPVIDRTGNKVETWVISPLFVLGAMAALWYAISQQQIGANQPPAPMAGVASAQPTGEPNHSDSAADSAR encoded by the coding sequence GTGCTAGGACATTCACATGCGACCAGTGGGGCCCTGGCTTGGGCGGCGACTGCCGCGGCCATGCCACTGACGGTCGCCGCGTTTCCCCTGTTCGACAGCGACACAACGCGATTCGGCATCGCCGAGCTCATCATGGGCACGCTGCTCACCGCGGGCGCCGCGCTGTTGCCGGACGCGGATCATCCGAACGGGACCATCTCGCACGTGCTCGGCCCGGTGTCCCATCACCTGTGCCGCCTCATTTCCAAGCTCTCCGGCGGTCATCGCAACGGCACCCATTCGCTGCTGTTCGTCGTCGTCGCGGTCGTGGCCACCTGGGCCGGTGAGCACTTCCTCGGTCGGCCGTTCACGTTGGGTCTGGTGTTCTTCCTGCTCGCACTCGCCGTGCGGGCGCTGCACCTGTGTCCGCCCGGCAAGAACGTGCGCAGCTACGGCACGGTGATCGTGCTGGCCTCGGCGGGCACCTTCGCCGTCCACCACTGGATCGTCGACCGCCCCGCCTGGCTGCCGATCTGCGTCGGACTCGGCTGCCTGGCACACCTGATCGGCGACTGCCTCACCGAGCGTGGCTGCCGATTGTTCTGGCCGTTGCCGTTCCGCACCAGGGTGCCGGTGATCGACCGGACCGGGAACAAGGTGGAGACCTGGGTGATCTCGCCGCTGTTCGTACTCGGCGCGATGGCCGCGCTCTGGTACGCGATCAGCCAGCAGCAGATCGGAGCGAACCAGCCGCCCGCACCGATGGCGGGCGTGGCGTCGGCTCAGCCCACCGGTGAACCGAACCATTCCGACAGCGCGGCCGACAGCGCCCGCTGA
- a CDS encoding LysR family transcriptional regulator, whose product MDDYVEVGAQALAPLLAAFDAAAETGHFTRAAERLGMPQSSLSRRIKTLEQTLGVGLFQPIGRGVALTPQGHELHERTRGLVRALDDAVRRVRTDADPDSGLVRFGFPLTLGPVSIPALLAQFHTRAPRIRLHLVQAHGEELADQVRTGRLDLAVMIPPPADLPTVALGRQRIELHVARGHPLAGRTRVDLAELAEETFIANPPSYQLRTLLDSWCAAAGFMPRVLFEITEFETVRALVALGLGVALLPAAEVSQPDLAVVRIDGERDREIGLVSGDHGSTLAVARLRDFLIARRVGISGG is encoded by the coding sequence ATGGATGATTACGTGGAGGTGGGCGCTCAGGCGCTGGCTCCGCTGCTCGCCGCGTTCGACGCGGCGGCCGAGACCGGGCACTTCACCAGGGCGGCCGAGCGTCTAGGCATGCCGCAGTCCTCACTCAGCCGCCGGATCAAGACCTTGGAGCAGACGCTCGGGGTGGGGTTGTTCCAGCCGATCGGGCGTGGCGTCGCCCTCACCCCGCAGGGGCACGAACTCCACGAACGCACGCGCGGGCTGGTCCGCGCACTCGACGACGCCGTGCGCCGGGTCCGCACCGATGCCGACCCCGACAGCGGACTCGTCCGCTTCGGCTTCCCGCTCACTCTCGGTCCGGTGAGCATCCCCGCGCTGCTGGCGCAGTTCCACACGCGAGCACCGCGGATCCGCCTGCACTTGGTGCAGGCGCACGGCGAGGAACTCGCCGACCAGGTGCGCACGGGTCGGCTCGATCTGGCCGTGATGATCCCGCCCCCGGCCGATCTGCCGACGGTCGCGCTGGGACGCCAGCGCATCGAGTTGCACGTGGCTCGCGGGCACCCGCTGGCCGGACGCACGCGCGTGGATCTCGCGGAGTTGGCCGAGGAGACCTTCATCGCTAACCCGCCCAGCTATCAGCTCCGGACTCTGCTCGACAGTTGGTGCGCCGCAGCCGGTTTCATGCCACGGGTACTCTTCGAGATCACCGAGTTCGAGACCGTGCGCGCCCTGGTCGCGCTCGGACTCGGCGTCGCGCTCCTGCCCGCCGCCGAAGTGTCGCAGCCGGATCTGGCGGTCGTCCGCATCGATGGCGAACGCGACCGCGAGATCGGCCTGGTCTCGGGAGACCATGGGTCGACGCTCGCGGTCGCGCGGCTTCGAGACTTCCTGATCGCCCGTCGGGTGGGGATCAGCGGTGGGTGA